The following proteins come from a genomic window of Megalobrama amblycephala isolate DHTTF-2021 linkage group LG1, ASM1881202v1, whole genome shotgun sequence:
- the nog5 gene encoding noggin 5: protein MKMKTSPALVLCVSVTVHLAQAQLQLRVRPSPSDHLPVPDLHEDPDPALEPGERDLVPRLLRRKLGSSFDPVFSSIGPPTRGNGSEITREDEISLAGPIPREFQQLDFSSLKAAPKTERRVRRWLWSYTRCPVLSMWKDLGVRFWPRYVKEGQCSTERSCSLPEGMFCKPVQSVSITLLRWHCQQGSRALKRCAWIRAHYPVISQCACAC from the coding sequence ATGAAAATGAAGACGTCTCCTGCGCTCGTGCTCTGTGTGTCCGTCACCGTTCACCTCGCGCAAGCTCAGCTTCAGTTGCGCGTGCGCCCGTCGCCTAGCGATCACCTGCCGGTACCGGACCTGCACGAGGACCCTGACCCGGCGCTGGAGCCGGGAGAGAGGGATTTAGTCCCTCGGTTGCTACGGCGGAAACTCGGCAGCAGTTTTGACCCTGTCTTCTCTTCGATCGGTCCACCGACGCGGGGTAACGGGTCCGAAATCACGCGAGAGGACGAGATCAGTCTCGCCGGACCGATTCCCCGTGAATTTCAGCAACTGGATTTCTCTAGTCTTAAAGCAGCACCGAAAACGGAGCGCAGGGTGCGCCGGTGGTTGTGGTCTTACACCCGGTGCCCGGTGCTGTCGATGTGGAAAGATCTGGGCGTGCGTTTCTGGCCGCGATACGTCAAAGAAGGACAGTGCTCGACCGAACGCTCGTGCTCTTTACCGGAGGGGATGTTTTGTAAACCGGTGCAGTCCGTGAGCATCACTCTCCTCCGGTGGCACTGCCAGCAGGGCTCTCGCGCGCTCAAGCGCTGCGCGTGGATCCGCGCGCACTACCCGGTGATTTCACAGTGCGCCTGCGCGTGCTGA